From a region of the Calonectris borealis chromosome 2, bCalBor7.hap1.2, whole genome shotgun sequence genome:
- the LY96 gene encoding LOW QUALITY PROTEIN: lymphocyte antigen 96 (The sequence of the model RefSeq protein was modified relative to this genomic sequence to represent the inferred CDS: inserted 1 base in 1 codon; deleted 1 base in 1 codon), producing MTVLNFLPLSPKQSFIPSNTEQNXVTMFGLLFFILFTPAVSEFLCTSSDLEMSYTFCDSTAHAFMFNLTPCSIINKSVWTAALTWIPRSDITFLKIVFKVWYDGAKALHWKEVLCSGADDEYAVCGMLKGETIATTFDIKGARTKFPKGNYNIILQGFSDDSENNIVMCLNFTMIVKQDAF from the exons ATGACTGTGctgaat tttcttcctctttctccaaaaCAAAGTTTTATTCCGTCAAATACTGAGCAAA AAGTAACTATgtttggacttctttttttcattttattcaccCCTGCAGTCAGTGAATTTCTTTGTACATCGTCAGATCTAGAAATGTCATATACTTTTTGTG ATTCTACAGCTCATGCTTTCATGTTTAATCTGACACCTTGCAGCATCATAAACAAATCTGTCTGGACGGCTGCTCTTACCTGGATTCCAA GAAGTGACATCACCTTTTTGAAGATCGTCTTCAAAGTCTGGTATGACGGTGCCAAAGCGTTACactggaaagaagtcctctgcagtGGAGCCGACGATGAATATGCGGTGTGTGGGATGCTGAAAGGAG AAACAATTGCAACAACATTTGACATTAAAGGTGCAAGGACAAAGTTTCCAAAG GGCAATTATAACATTATTTTACAAGGATTCTCTGATGATTCTGAGAATAATATAGTCATGTGCTTGAATTTCACCATGATAGTAAAACAAGACGCTTTCTGA
- the TMEM70 gene encoding transmembrane protein 70, mitochondrial: MLLLLLRAAGCRRAAAPASAAAAAAAACLRGAAHRGFPAACRHRAALPAAAGAQQVTSLQGVAARSLCTSSPHEHPEHGRLVYKGNLAKAVLGVRFFSYSTSIFNLFMMPYIMLKTGIGFESLFIQAAFYGLMGFFTFVTPVTLHVLTKGYVIRLYYKDEMDTYTAITYNAILAEKATVFHQKEVKIPDITKMFTTFYAKTKSMLVNPMLFPNPQDYNHLMGYDKSFYFNLEEEKEADERK, from the exons atgctgctgctgctgctccgggctgccggctgccggcgcgccgccgccccggcctccgccgccgctgctgccgccgccgcctgcctgcGGGGCGCCGCTCACCGCGGGTTCCCGGCCGCCTGCCGCCACCGGGCTGCtctgcccgccgccgcgggggcccaGCAG GTTACATCTTTGCAAGGAGTGGCTGCTCGCAGCCTCTGCACATCCTCCCCTCATGAACACCCAGAACATGGAAGATTAGTTTATAAAGGAAACTTGGCAAAGGCGGTGTTAG gTGTGAGGTTTTTCTCTTACTCCACCAGCATATTCAACCTGTTCATGATGCCCTACATCATGCTCAAAACTGGTATTGGATTTGAAAGCCTGTTTATACAAGCTGCCTTTTATGGGTTGATGGGGTTTTTTACATTTGTAACACCGGTTACTTTGCATGTCCTTACAAAAGGCTATGTGATTCGACTGTATTATAAAGATGAAATGGATACGTATACAGCCATTACATACAATGCAATCTTGGCAGAAAAAGCAACTGTTTTCCATCAGAAAGAGGTAAAGATTCCAGACATCACCAAGATGTTTACAACATTTTATGCTAAAACGAAATCAATGCTTGTTAATCCGATGCTTTTCCCGAATCCTCAGGATTATAACCATCTCATGGGCTATGacaaatccttttattttaacttagaggaggagaaggaagctgatgaaaggaaataa
- the ELOC gene encoding elongin-C produces MDGEEKTYGGCEGPDAMYVKLISSDGHEFIVKREHALTSGTIKAMLSGPGQFAENETNEVNFREIPSHVLSKVCMYFTYKVRYTNSSTEIPEFPIAPEIALELLMAANFLDC; encoded by the exons ATGG atggagaagagaaaacataCGGTGGGTGTGAGGGCCCAGATGCTATGTATGTGAAGTTAATATCCTCCGATGGCCATGAGTTCATTGTAAAAAGAGAGCATGCATTAACATCAGGAACAATAAAAGCTATGTTGAGTGGACCAG gacagtttgcagaaaatgaaacaaatgagGTGAATTTTAGAGAGATCCCATCCCATGTCCTATCCAAAGTATGCATGTATTTCACCTACAAGGTCCGCTATACTAACAGCTCTACAGAGATTCCTGAATTCCCAATTGCACCTGAAATTGCACTGGAACTTCTGATGGCTGCAAACTTCTTAgattgttaa